A window of Sedimentibacter sp. MB31-C6 genomic DNA:
AAGCTTACAGTCATCCATATTGATGAGCCTTGCTCCACATCTTGACCAGCAGGAACACTTTGTTTAATAACTAATCCCTCTGCAATATTTTCATCATTTTCCTCAGTAATTTGTCCTACAGTCAAACCATATTGTATAATCATTTGTTTTGCTGTTTCTAATTCAAGACCTTCTACATTTGGCATTGTAGTGTAAATAATTTCTGGACCTTTACTTATAACATAATCTACAGAATCATTTTCATTAGCAGAAGTTTCTGCTACAGGAGACTGGTCGATTATCTGACCAGAAGGTACATTTTCAGAATAATCTTCTGTTACACGACCTTCTTCTAACCCTGCTTCTGATAGGATTAGTCCAGCTTCTATAGCGTATTTCCCAATTAAATTTGGAACCTTAATTTCTCTTTGACCTTTACTTATAATTACATCAACAGTATAATTTTCTTTAAGTTTAGTTCCTTCTTCTTCACTTTGATCTACAACCTTGCCTTCTTCAAAATCATCATTATATTCTCTTTCTGAAATATTGAATACTAATCCAAGATCTTCAATTATTTTTTCAGCCTCTTCTTCATCTCTTCCAATTAAATCAGGCATTGTTACTTCAGGAACATAAAGCATGGCTCTAAATCCAATTAAACCACCAATAATTGCTACGGCTAATGCACTTAAAATAGCAGCTAAAGTAATTTTTAAATTCTTACTTTTCTTGCCATCTTCATCTTGCTCTTGATATTCATCAAATAAATTATCTTCTTCATTACTTTCCTTTTCTCCAAAAAAGGTTTTGAAAGCATTGTCAGAATTTTTATCAAATAAATCTATATCTATAACCTTTTTATTTTCTTCAGGATTTTCTGCATTGGAATTAATTTTAGGCATGACTATTGTTGGACTATCGATTATTTCTTCTTCATGATTTTTAGTTGGTATTAGTTCGCTTAAATTATCTAATTTCTTAATTAATTCATCAACACTTTGATATCTAAAACTCTGATGTTTTTCTAAACATTTCATTATAATATCTTCAAGACTTTTTGATATTTTTAAATTCTTTATGCGTGTTGTCGGTAACTCAGCATTCTCTTGAATTTGTTTCATAGCTACAGTAATATGATTATCACCATCAAATGGTACTACCCCTGTTATCATTTCATACATTACAACTCCTAGAGAATATATATCTGACTTATCATCTACATAACCTCCCCTAGCTTGTTCTGGAGAAAAATAATGCACAGACCCGATAACATTTGATGTATTGTTTATTGTTGAACTTGAAGCTGCTCTTGCAATCCCAAAGTCTGCAACTTTAGCAATACCTTCTTCCGTTAATAAAATATTATGTGGTTTTATATCTCTATGAACTATCTTATTTAAATGTGCATGTTTAAGCGCTTCAGCTATTTGTTTTGTAATTTTTATAGTTTCCTGCTCGCTTAAGCGATCCTTTCGTTGAATATATTTTTTTAAAGTTTCACCTTTAACATATTCCATTACTATATAATATATATCATCTTCTATTCCCGTATCATATATATTAACAATATTAGGATGTGTAAGACTTGCTGCAGACAAAGATTCTTGCTTAAAATTAGCAACAAAATCTGGGTCAGAAGTTAATTCCTGTCTAAGGACTTTAATAGCTACAAATCGGTTTAATACGTTGCATTTTGCCTTATATACATAAGACATTCCGCCTCCACCAATTCTTTCTATAATTTCATATCTATTACCTAATATTTTACCTATCATAAATTGTCACCTCTATAATTATTATCAACAATAATTAAAGTAATGTTATCTGTTCCTCCATTATCGTTGCTGAGATCTATTAACCTTTGTACACTTTTTGAACAACCATATGTAACTATAGTATTCAATATTTCTTCGTCGTTAATATGAGTTGTAAGCCCATCTGAGCAAATAAGCAAAGCTTCGTTTTTTAAGAACTCAATTTCAAAGATATCGACTTGCATATCTTCTTCACTGCCTACTGCTCTCGTAATAATATTTCTTTTAGGATGTTTTTTTGCTTCTTCTGTCGTTATTCTTCCATCTTTTAATAACTCATTTACATATGTATGGTCTTCTGTAAGTTGTATTATCTCATCATCTTTTAATAAATAAGCTCTACTATCACCTATATTTCCTATATATGCTATGTTATGCTCCAAGTCAACTACTGCCATAGTCACGGTTGTTCCCATACCATTGTACTCTTCTTTTTCAAAAGATTCTTCTCTTATTTTCTTATTTGCTAATTGTATACTGTCATTAATAAATTTTGGAACCATGAAATTCTCTGACATACAATCGCTATCGAAGCATTGCTTAATTGTATCTATGGCCAAAGAACTTGCGACTTCTCCAGCTTTATGACCACCCATACCATCTGCAACTGCATAAAGGTTAAATCTTTTGGTTTCTTGAATCAAAAAATTATCTTCATTTATTTCTCTCAACAACCCTTTATTTGTTTCAAAGTATACCTTCATAAAGATACCTCACCTCTTCAAAAAATTATTACGCAATTGTCCACATGCTGCATTGATGTCGCTTCCTAATTCTCTTCTGACAGTTGCATTAATCCCATTTTGAGTTAATAATTTTTTGAACTTCTCAATATCAAAATTTGATGAAGGACTAAGATTAGCTTCCTTCACATAATTACATGGTATTAAATTAACATTAACTAATTTATTTTTTAAAAGATTACTAAGTAAAATTGCATCTGATGAACTGTCATTAAAACCTTTAATCATTATATATTCAAAAGTAAGTCTTCTTCCTGTTTTACTTATATAATAGTCACATGATTTCATCAATTCTGGTAACTTGTATTTATTAGATACCGGCAATATTTTTTCTCTTTTTTCTTGAGTAGGTGCATGTAATGAAATAGCAAGGGTAATTGGAATATTTTCATCTGCAAGTTTATATATATTAGGAATAATTCCACATGTAGACAATGTGATTTTCCTCATAGATATATTTTGACCTCTCTCATCATTGATTATATTTAAAAACTTGATTATATTGTTATAATTATTAAGAGGTTCTCCAGAGCCCATTATGACTATATTTGTTATTTTTTCACATATATCCTTTTGGATTAAATAAATTTGCTTAAGCATTTCAGCAGATGTTAAATCTCGTATATAACCATTTTTTGTAGATGCACAAAAAGCACAACCCATTTTACATCCTACTTGTGATGAAATGCAAGCAGTATTTCCATATTTATATTTCAAATAAACACTTTCTACAATATTTGAATCTTCAAATTTTATAACATACTTCCTAGTATCATCTATTTTTGATTCAAGCTTTAAATCAATTGAAGATTCAGTAAATTCTAAATATTTAGATAAATTTTCTTTAGTTTTTTTTGAAATATTACTTATCTCATCAAAACTATCTACTGTTTTATTATGCAACCATTCAAATAATTGTTTTGCCTTGAATTTTGGTTCCTTAAGTTCTATAATTTTTTTTTCTAGTTCATTAAAGCTTAAATTATCTATTTTAATCATAAATTTACCTTCTCGCAAATAATACTGTATTATATCATACCCTTGTCATTTTAGCAATAAAAAAGCCGTCCATATTATGCATATGAGGGTATATTTCTACATACCCTAGCTTTGCTGTAGTAAAATAATTTCCAACTTCATTTGATATATCCACCAATGCAAAATTCTTATTTTTATTTAAAAACTCATTTACTAATTCAATATTTTCCTTTTTATTAGTAGTACATGTAGAATAAATTAAAAATCCTTTATGTTTTAAATATTTTGATGCATTTTCCAATATTCTATACTGAATTTTAGAAATATCTTCTAAGTCACTTTCTAATTTATACTTAATTTCTGGTTTTCGTCTAATTATTCCAAGCCCAGTACATGGTACATCTACTATACAATAATCTGCCTTGCTTATTAAATTTTCATCTAGTTTTGTTGCATCATATACTTGTGTAAATATATTCTTTATACCGAGTCTTTTTACTTCCTTGTTAATAAGTGGAAGTTTTCCTTCATAAATATCTCTAGATATTATTTTTCCAGTATTGTTCATAATTTCTGCAGCATTTAAGGACTTACCTCCAGGTGCAGCACACAAATCTATAATTAAACTGTTTTCATTAGGATTTAGTATTTGCCCAACAATCATAGAACTTTCGCTTTGTATTGAAAATAACCCACATTTATATTCTTCTATTGTATCAATTTCAAATGGATTTTTAATAATTAAACCCTTTTCAGCTATTTTACATTTATTTGAAATAATTCCTTTTTTACTAAACTTGTCTATTAACTCTTCTCTAGTAGTTTTTAAGGTATTTACTCTTACTTCTAAAGGAGCTTCTACATTATTTGCTACTAATACTTCCTCTAAGTTATCTTTACTAAATTGATTTTTCCACATTTCAACTATCCATTTTGGATATGAATATTTAATACTTAACAAATCTATATATGGTAACTTATTCATGTCATTTATTATATTTTCTTTATTTCTTATTATGTTTCTCAAAACAGCATTAACTAATTTAGATGCTCTAATATTTTTTCTATCTTTTAAATATTGAACACTTTCATTTACTACTATATTTTCACGAGAGATATCAAGAAAAAATAATTGATATACTGCAAGTCTTAAAACAGCTAATACATCAAATTCCATTTTTTTAGTTTTTGTTTTAGAAATTTGATTAATAACCCAGTCTATAAATATTAAATTTTCAATTACACCGAATACTGATTTTCTATATATACCCTTATATTTATTATTTATGTTATTTATATTATTATTTATAATTATATTTGAATATGACTTATCTCTAAATATTTTTTTAAGAGATTCAAGTACTATGACTCTATAACCATTATCCATTAACTTCTCCTTCATTTATTTTTAAAAAAAGGGTTGATTCCAAATCAACCCTTGTTAATTATAATACACTGTAATATATAATTCAACTCAATTAATTAAAAATTAAGATTACTCAACTAAAAATTAAGAATCTATAATGAGACTTTCCACTTATTTCAGAATTATTTTTTCTGGAAATTTATTTCCTCTTAAATATGATTCTATGGACATTCTTTTTTTACCAGGCATTTGAAATTCTTTTATAACAACAATACCATTCTTTGCTACTACATATATTCCTTCATTAACAGTCTTAATTATATATCCTTCTTCATAGTCAGTTTTTTCCTTGATGTATGAAGATTTATATACCTTAATATTCTTATCCTCATACCTAAAATATGCAGTAGGCCATGGTGATAATCCTCTAATTAAATTATGAATACTTTCTACATTTTCATTCCAGTTTATTTTAGAATTATTTTTATTAATCATTGGAGCATAACTTGATAAGTTATGCTTTTGCTTTATTGGCACTATCTCATTTTTTTCTAATTTTTTAAGTGTTTCAATTAGTAATTCTGCTCCTTGAATCATAAGTTGATCATGTAGATATCCAACATTCATTTCATCATCAATTTCAATTTCAGACTTCAATAGCATATCACCTGTATCCAAGCCAACATCCATTTTCATAGTTGTAACACCTGATTTCTTATCACCATTAATAATAGACCAATTAAGAGGAGCAGCTCCTCTTAATTTTGGTAATAGGGATGCATGAACATTAATACAACCATATTTAGGTATATCTAATATTTCTTTGCTTAAAATTTGTCCAAATGCTACAACTACAATAACATCAGGATTATAAGATTTTAATATTTCTAGATTTTCTTCTTTTTTAATTTTATCTGGCTGTAAAATATCAATACCTAATTCTTCTGCCTTTTGTTTAACTTCTGATTTTTTTAATTTTTTGCCTCTTCCATAAGGTTTATCAGGTTGAGTAACTACAAGTTGAATGTTATATCCATTTTCATGGAGTTTTTCTAAAGAAGGAACTGCAAATTCTGGAGTCCCCATAAATATTACATTCATTAATCCACCTGCTTTTCTACTCTATCAATAAATAATATACCATCTAAGTGATCTATTTCATGACAAATACACCTAGCTAAAAGATCCTGCCCTTTAAGTGTGACTTCCTTACCGTTTTCATCTGTATAAACAACTGTTACATTTTTAGGCCTTTTTATATTTTTTTTTACTTCAGGTACACTTAAACAACCTTCTTGATCTATTTGTTCTCCAGAGGTTTCAATTATCTTTGGATTAATAATTTTATAAACATTCCCATCTCCAACGTCTATAACAACCATACGTTTTAAAATACCTATTTGAGGAGCTGCAAGCCCTACGCCATCATTTTCATACATAGTATCAACCATATCGTCTAGTAATATTTTAATTTTGCTATCTACGTTTGTAACTATCTTGCTCTTTTTTCTTAATATTTCATCTCCATTAATTCTAATATTTCTTAATGCCATATATCCTCCCTATATATATTAAATAGTATCAGTATTTATATTTATACTAACCTTTATATGTTCAATATCCTTATCCATATAAATACTTCTCAAAATTTTTTTTAGATTATTAAGACAATAATTTGAAGCCTTAATAAACAAATTAACTCTATACTCATCATTAACTTTATAAATATTATGTGGTACAGGTCTATATAATAATAAACTTCTTTCAGTAACCATATCTTGTACTAAAATTTTAAGTTCATCATATTTTTCCCTAGCTATTTTAGAAACTAACCCTTCATTTCTTGATATTAAACATATATTTATTATATTAATAAATGGTGGAAATGCAAATTCTTTTCTTAACTTTAATTCTTCGTTTAAAAACAATTTATAATCATTGTTTGTAGCAGCATTTATAATAAAATTATTAGATTCATAAGTTTGAATATAAACATTTCCTTTTTTGCTTCCTCTACCCGCCCTTCCGCTAACTTGTGTTAGAAGCTGAAATGTTTTTTCACTAGAATTAAAAAATGGTAAATTTAAAATTGCATCTGCAGACAATACTCCAACCGTAGTAACATTTGGAAAATCAAAACCCTTAGCTAACATTTGAGTGCCTATTAAAATATCAATTTCACCAGATTTAAAATTATTATATATATTTTCATAATTTTCTAGATTTTTCATGGAATCAACATCCATTCGTTCTACAGTAGAACTAGGAAATAAATGTTTTATAAGTTTTTCAACATGCTGCGTCCCTGCTCCAAATTGTTCTATTTTATCACTTCCACATGTAGGACATACATTAGTCATACTTTTAGTTCTACCGCAATAATGACATCTTAACATATTTCCTTTAACATGATAAGTTAATGATACATCACAATGATCACATTTAGCTACATAACCACATTTTTTACAAGATACAAAACCAGAATATCCTCTTTTGTTCAAAAATAAGATAACTTGCTCTTTCTTATTTAACGATAACTTAATACTTTCATATAACTCTTCACTTATTATAGTATTATTACCTTTGTCAAGTTCATTACTCATATCTATTATATTCATTTTAGGCATCATCGTATTGTTTACACGACTTTTTATTTCTAACAACTTTATTTGATTCTTTATAGTCATATAATAAGTGTTTAATGATGGTGTAGCTGTTCCAAGTACAACTTTGCTTTTTAAAATATAAGCCATTTTAATAGCTACTTCTATTGTATCATACTTTGGAGAAGTAGAGGATTTATAGCTATCTTCATGTTCTTCATCGATTATAATAATACCTAAATCTTGAACCGGAGCAAATATGGCAGATCTTGCCCCCACAACAACATCAACTTCTCTATTATATATCTTACTCCACTGTATAAATTTTTCTTTTTTACTTAATCGACTATGTATTACAGCAATTTTATTTCCAAATCGTTTTTTAAATCTATCAATTGTTTGAGTTGTCAATGATATTTCAGGGACAAGCATTATTGATTGCTTATTCATATTTTGAAAATGCTCAATTACATTCATATATACTTCTGTTTTACCACTTCCTGTTACTCCATGAAGTAGAAAAGCTCTATCATCAGAACTTATAATTGTATTACATGCTATTCTTTGTTCATTATTCAACTCTATAAATTTCTCTTTTTTTTTCTTTTCTTCAGTTTGATATAAAACAAACTCTATTGATATAACATCTTTTTTTTCAAGATTTTTTATTACAGATGCAGAAACATTTAAATCTTTAGTAATTGTCTTTATATTCGTTTTACCATATTCTTTCAAATAATTGATTATTTTCAACTGTTTAGGTGTTTTTTTTATATTATATTCATCTATAGGCTTATCTTCTTTTAAGCTAATTAGTCTTTCATGAGCTACATTTTTATCTGTGTTTTCTTTACTTATAATTTCAATTACTTTTTTATCCTTTAAACTTTCAAGTAATGGATAAAGGT
This region includes:
- the pknB gene encoding Stk1 family PASTA domain-containing Ser/Thr kinase, with protein sequence MIGKILGNRYEIIERIGGGGMSYVYKAKCNVLNRFVAIKVLRQELTSDPDFVANFKQESLSAASLTHPNIVNIYDTGIEDDIYYIVMEYVKGETLKKYIQRKDRLSEQETIKITKQIAEALKHAHLNKIVHRDIKPHNILLTEEGIAKVADFGIARAASSSTINNTSNVIGSVHYFSPEQARGGYVDDKSDIYSLGVVMYEMITGVVPFDGDNHITVAMKQIQENAELPTTRIKNLKISKSLEDIIMKCLEKHQSFRYQSVDELIKKLDNLSELIPTKNHEEEIIDSPTIVMPKINSNAENPEENKKVIDIDLFDKNSDNAFKTFFGEKESNEEDNLFDEYQEQDEDGKKSKNLKITLAAILSALAVAIIGGLIGFRAMLYVPEVTMPDLIGRDEEEAEKIIEDLGLVFNISEREYNDDFEEGKVVDQSEEEGTKLKENYTVDVIISKGQREIKVPNLIGKYAIEAGLILSEAGLEEGRVTEDYSENVPSGQIIDQSPVAETSANENDSVDYVISKGPEIIYTTMPNVEGLELETAKQMIIQYGLTVGQITEENDENIAEGLVIKQSVPAGQDVEQGSSIWMTVSLGPKETENEGNDSEDNEDNEKPDEPAIGTYPLTIKLPSDKEKVLVVVQRVTDSGIEILYSEEVNTSEKSIIINIEGKGTQIFDIYIDNELYDRAEITFE
- a CDS encoding Stp1/IreP family PP2C-type Ser/Thr phosphatase, with the translated sequence MKVYFETNKGLLREINEDNFLIQETKRFNLYAVADGMGGHKAGEVASSLAIDTIKQCFDSDCMSENFMVPKFINDSIQLANKKIREESFEKEEYNGMGTTVTMAVVDLEHNIAYIGNIGDSRAYLLKDDEIIQLTEDHTYVNELLKDGRITTEEAKKHPKRNIITRAVGSEEDMQVDIFEIEFLKNEALLICSDGLTTHINDEEILNTIVTYGCSKSVQRLIDLSNDNGGTDNITLIIVDNNYRGDNL
- the rlmN gene encoding 23S rRNA (adenine(2503)-C(2))-methyltransferase RlmN, translated to MIKIDNLSFNELEKKIIELKEPKFKAKQLFEWLHNKTVDSFDEISNISKKTKENLSKYLEFTESSIDLKLESKIDDTRKYVIKFEDSNIVESVYLKYKYGNTACISSQVGCKMGCAFCASTKNGYIRDLTSAEMLKQIYLIQKDICEKITNIVIMGSGEPLNNYNNIIKFLNIINDERGQNISMRKITLSTCGIIPNIYKLADENIPITLAISLHAPTQEKREKILPVSNKYKLPELMKSCDYYISKTGRRLTFEYIMIKGFNDSSSDAILLSNLLKNKLVNVNLIPCNYVKEANLSPSSNFDIEKFKKLLTQNGINATVRRELGSDINAACGQLRNNFLKR
- the rsmB gene encoding 16S rRNA (cytosine(967)-C(5))-methyltransferase RsmB translates to MDNGYRVIVLESLKKIFRDKSYSNIIINNNINNINNKYKGIYRKSVFGVIENLIFIDWVINQISKTKTKKMEFDVLAVLRLAVYQLFFLDISRENIVVNESVQYLKDRKNIRASKLVNAVLRNIIRNKENIINDMNKLPYIDLLSIKYSYPKWIVEMWKNQFSKDNLEEVLVANNVEAPLEVRVNTLKTTREELIDKFSKKGIISNKCKIAEKGLIIKNPFEIDTIEEYKCGLFSIQSESSMIVGQILNPNENSLIIDLCAAPGGKSLNAAEIMNNTGKIISRDIYEGKLPLINKEVKRLGIKNIFTQVYDATKLDENLISKADYCIVDVPCTGLGIIRRKPEIKYKLESDLEDISKIQYRILENASKYLKHKGFLIYSTCTTNKKENIELVNEFLNKNKNFALVDISNEVGNYFTTAKLGYVEIYPHMHNMDGFFIAKMTRV
- the fmt gene encoding methionyl-tRNA formyltransferase; this translates as MNVIFMGTPEFAVPSLEKLHENGYNIQLVVTQPDKPYGRGKKLKKSEVKQKAEELGIDILQPDKIKKEENLEILKSYNPDVIVVVAFGQILSKEILDIPKYGCINVHASLLPKLRGAAPLNWSIINGDKKSGVTTMKMDVGLDTGDMLLKSEIEIDDEMNVGYLHDQLMIQGAELLIETLKKLEKNEIVPIKQKHNLSSYAPMINKNNSKINWNENVESIHNLIRGLSPWPTAYFRYEDKNIKVYKSSYIKEKTDYEEGYIIKTVNEGIYVVAKNGIVVIKEFQMPGKKRMSIESYLRGNKFPEKIILK
- the def gene encoding peptide deformylase encodes the protein MALRNIRINGDEILRKKSKIVTNVDSKIKILLDDMVDTMYENDGVGLAAPQIGILKRMVVIDVGDGNVYKIINPKIIETSGEQIDQEGCLSVPEVKKNIKRPKNVTVVYTDENGKEVTLKGQDLLARCICHEIDHLDGILFIDRVEKQVD
- the priA gene encoding primosomal protein N', with product MYNLFAQVIINNNSKSTDQIYTYGVINELENKVQTGKRVTVNFGRNKHIVDALVISTSGVCNIPLNKIKPIIDVIDDKPIIKEEMIKLAFWIRERYICKYSDAIRLMIPAMIKYEHKIIIKVKNIDFNSTLNSKENELLEVLKKGDFELVKLKKIYKGNDLYPLLESLKDKKVIEIISKENTDKNVAHERLISLKEDKPIDEYNIKKTPKQLKIINYLKEYGKTNIKTITKDLNVSASVIKNLEKKDVISIEFVLYQTEEKKKKEKFIELNNEQRIACNTIISSDDRAFLLHGVTGSGKTEVYMNVIEHFQNMNKQSIMLVPEISLTTQTIDRFKKRFGNKIAVIHSRLSKKEKFIQWSKIYNREVDVVVGARSAIFAPVQDLGIIIIDEEHEDSYKSSTSPKYDTIEVAIKMAYILKSKVVLGTATPSLNTYYMTIKNQIKLLEIKSRVNNTMMPKMNIIDMSNELDKGNNTIISEELYESIKLSLNKKEQVILFLNKRGYSGFVSCKKCGYVAKCDHCDVSLTYHVKGNMLRCHYCGRTKSMTNVCPTCGSDKIEQFGAGTQHVEKLIKHLFPSSTVERMDVDSMKNLENYENIYNNFKSGEIDILIGTQMLAKGFDFPNVTTVGVLSADAILNLPFFNSSEKTFQLLTQVSGRAGRGSKKGNVYIQTYESNNFIINAATNNDYKLFLNEELKLRKEFAFPPFINIINICLISRNEGLVSKIAREKYDELKILVQDMVTERSLLLYRPVPHNIYKVNDEYRVNLFIKASNYCLNNLKKILRSIYMDKDIEHIKVSININTDTI